In one Alnus glutinosa chromosome 14, dhAlnGlut1.1, whole genome shotgun sequence genomic region, the following are encoded:
- the LOC133857658 gene encoding guanine nucleotide-binding protein-like NSN1 translates to MVKRSKKSKSNRVPLKKKYKILKRVKQHHKKKAKEAKKLGLNHKKKTEKDPGIPNDWPFKEQELKALEVRRARAIEELEQQKAARKERAQRRKLGLLEDDDISKLAGTTSAERSFGEGKGSGNSTGAGKNRDNSDRAFYKELVKVIEASDVILEVLDARDPLGTRCVDMERLVMKSGPNKHLVLLLNKIDLVPREAVEKWLKYLREELPAVAFKCSTQQQRSNLGWKSSSKAAKPNNLLQTSDCLGAETLIKLLKNYSRSHEIKRSITVGVIGLPNVGKSSLINSLKRCHVVNVGATPGLTRSMQEVHLDKDVKLLDCPGVVMLSSGANDASIALRNCKRIEKLDDPVAPVKEILKLCPATLLVTLYKLPSFDSVDDFLQKVATVRGKLKKGGIVDVEAAARIILHDWNEGKIPFYTMPPTRNQGEPSEAKIVSELGKEFNIDEVYNNESSFIGSLKSIDDLNPVEVPPSRPLNFDEIFTVLNDDEPRPSTQGDEDAKGIADGGADVTMASEEDGAEKKVKTATSKQNEKLYAVEGMLNTKLKRAEKKKRKKADKLNSEDAMDDDYDFKVDYAKKGSSMDVDDGSKDDGGNQIIGEVPMSGIELDDE, encoded by the exons ATGGTGAAGAGGAGCAAAA AAAGCAAGAGCAACAGGGTACCTCTGAAGAAGAAGTACAAGATCTTAAAGAGGGTGAAGCAGCACCACAAGAAGAAGGCCAAGGAGGCAAAGAAGCTCGGCCTCAATCATAAGAAGAAGACCGAGAAGGACCCTGGTATCCCCAACGACTGGCCCTTCAAGGAACAGGAGCTCAAGGCTCTCGAAGTCCGCCGTGCTCGTGCTATCGAGGAGTTGGAGCAACAGAAAGCCGCCCGCAAAGAAAGG GCTCAAAGGAGGAAGTTGGGTTTACTAGAGGATGATGATATCTCCAAGTTGGCTGGAACAACTTCTGCAGAACGAAGTTTTGGAGAGGGAAAGGGTAGTGGTAATTCCACTGGAGCTGGAAAAAACCGGG ATAACTCAGATAGGGCTTTTTACAAGGAGTTGGTGAAAGTCATTGAAGCATCAGATGTTATTTTGGAAGTTCTTGATGCTCGTGATCCTCTAGGTACTCGTTGTGTTGATATGGAGAGGTTGGTGATGAAATCAGGTCCTAATAAGCATCTAGTGCTGCTTCTGAATAAAATtg ATCTTGTCCCTCGGGAAGCTGTTGAAAAGTGGCTCAAGTATCTTAGGGAAGAATTACCAGCTGTTGCATTTAAGTGCAGTACACAACAGCAGAGATCAAACTTAGGGTGGAAGTCTTCCTCAAAGGCAGCAAAACCAAACAATCTTCTGCAAACAAGTGATTGTCTGGGAGCTGAAACTCTTATTAAATTGTTGAAGAATTACTCAAGAAGCCATGAG ATCAAGAGGTCAATTACGGTGGGTGTTATTGGCCTGCCTAATGTTGGTAAGAGTAGTCTCATTAATAGCTTGAAGAGGTGCCATGTTGTCAACGTTGGTGCTACTCCTGGGTTAACAAGGTCGATGCAAGAAGTTCATTTAGACAAGGATGTCAAATTGTTGGACTGCCCTGGTGTTGTAATGCTTAGCTCTGGAGCAAATGATGCATCTATCGCTCTTCGAAATTGCAAAAGAATAGAGAAGTTGGATGATCCAGTTGCTCCAG TGAAGGAAATTCTAAAGCTTTGCCCAGCCACACTGTTGGTAACTCTGTACAAGCTCCCAAGCTTTGACTCAGTCGATGACTTTCTGCAGAAAGTGGCTACTGTTAGGGGTAAGCTGAAAAAGGGTGGAATTGTGGATGTTGAAGCTGCTGCAAGAATCATTCTGCACGACTGGAATGAGG GTAAAATTCCGTTTTATACTATGCCCCCAACTAGGAATCAGGGAGAACCTTCGGAGGCCAAGATTGTTTCTGAGCTTGGGAAAGAGTTTAACATTGATGAGGTTTATAACAATGAATCTTCATTTATCGGAAGCCTGAAGTCCATTGATGATCTCAATCCTGTTGAAGTTCCTCCGAGTCGCCCTCTCAATTTCGATGAGATTTTTACGGTGTTG AATGATGATGAACCAAGACCATCAACCCAAGGTGATGAAGACGCCAAAGGCATAGCTGATGGCGGTGCCGATGTGACCATGGCATCTGAAGAAGATGGAGCAGAGAAGAAGGTAAAAACTGCTACTAGCAAGCAAAATGAAAAGCTATATGCAGTTGAAGGTATGCTTAATACAAAGTTGAAGAGAgctgagaagaaaaaaagaaaaaaagctgaCAAATTAAACTCAGAAGATGCAATGGATGATGACTATGACTTCAAAGTGGACTATGCCAAAAAGGGATCTTCCATGGATGTTGATGATGGGAGCAAGGATGATGGTGGTAATCAAATAATTGGTGAGGTACCTATGTCTGGTATTGAGCTCGATGATGAGTGA
- the LOC133858051 gene encoding uncharacterized protein LOC133858051 isoform X1: MAEYVASPSCVKLHMQRSYVEQRGCIAWNSHFRIAQRSTYAYLLPGLLPCTFAPLFSLGCKKYSHGGCKVVQRSVWKMWELNHSLLNLKLSPRLRETSLKSTCLGSLVNPDGATASDWIPIVDQVLLMTSMFLTYTAGVIPARKSYVNCPNNIYNDDVVSESSNTSGSDMKNDDRVDSKNALDVVKRKLLDSVNALEHGRKLGARILEFEDHHAKQPLSLNAVAEGPRLHLLWASFRQVEEEVNKISQISEMANMDNCLAIFPEIMQKCCQPICMTWLEKELHLKESDTNKALASLILERLKGDDTVLQNIKKSGKEDLYAEFLCFLSFGSLREGCCYDNSLFILHGISILEDLVITLADGIASIFLELISVDGNLSNEMNRLGLALCTLSTRALQKLRNEVALNQWLFQNVEAIVSMYEDRFDLCNLKSQIVEVPRNSQTQNYSWWKRLTLQKSETVSSQMHQILISQFSMSVKRTKELRGLKGWRYYFSLLLELSDISMPLIRAVIDKVSNAISFFLVCLIGRSLGLIYTGIRQSLRWK, encoded by the exons ATGGCAGAATATGTAGCTTCACCATCGTGCGTCAAGCTGCATATGCAGAGAAGTTATGTTGAGCAGAGAGGTTGCATTGCCTGGAATTCGCATTTCAGGATAGCTCAAAGGTCTACTTATGCTTATTTGCTTCCTGGCTTATTACCCTGTACTTTTGCCCCGCTATTTTCGTTGGG TTGTAAGAAGTATTCACATGGAGGCTGTAAGGTTGTCCAGCGCTCAGTGTGGAAAATGTGGGAGCTTAATCATAGTTTATTAAATTTGAAACTAAGTCCCCGTCTCAGGGAGACTTCCTTAAAGTCTACTTGCTTGGGGTCTTTGGTAAATCCTGATGGTGCAACAGCCTCTGATTGGATACCCATTGTTGATCAAGTGCTTCTGATGACCAGTATGTTTCTCACATACACTGCTGGAGTTATTCCTGCTCGGAAGTCTTATGTAAATTGTCCAAACAATATCTACAATGACGATGTGGTCTCTGAAAGCTCAAACACTTCTGGTAG TGACATGAAGAACGATGACCGAGTTGATTCAAAGAATGCCTTGGATGTAGTGAAAAGAAAACTTTTGGACTCTGTAAATGCTCTTGAACATGGCCGTAAGTTGGGGGCCAGGATCCTTGAATTTGAAGATCACCATGCCAAGCAACCTTTAAGTTTGAATGCTGTTGCTGAGGGTCCAAGACTGCATTTGCTTTGGGCTTCTTTTCGGCAAGTTGAGGAAGAG gtgAATAAAATCTCACAAATTTCAGAAATGGCTAATATGGACAATTGTCTGGCAATTTTTCCTGAAATCATGCAAAAATGCTGTCAGCCTATATGCATGACATGGCTGGAAAAGGAGCTTCACCTCAAAGAGAGTGATACTAACAAG GCACTCGCCTCTCTGATATTGGAAAGGTTAAAAGGGGATGACACAGTTTTACAGAACATCAAAAAGTCAGGCAAAGAAGATTTATATGCGGAATTTTTGTGCTTTCTAAGTTTTGGTTCTCTCAG GGAGGGCTGCTGTTATGACAATAGCTTATTTATTTTGCACGGAATTTCCATATTGGAAGATTTGGTGATAACATTAGCTGATGGGATTGCAAGCATATTTTTGGAGCTTATTTCTGTTGATGGCAATTTGtcaaatgaaatgaatagaCTGGGTCTGGCATTATGTACTTTGTCAACCCGGGCACTCCAAAAACTACGCAATGAG GTGGCTTTGAACCAGTGGCTGTTTCAAAATGTGGAGGCAATTGTATCAATGTACGAGGATCGCTTTGACCTATGCAACCTGAAGAGCCAAATCGTTGAGGTACCAAGAAATAGCCAGACACAGAATTATAGTTGGTGGAAGAGGCTTACCCTTCAAAAATCTGAAACTGTGTCATCTCAAATGCATCAGATTTTGATAAGCCAATTTTCCATGTCTGTAAAGCGGACCAAGGAATTGAGGGGCCTGAAAGGATG GAGATATTACTTCAGCCTATTGCTTGAGTTATCTGACATCAGCATGCCCTTGATTAGAGCTGTAATTGACAAAGTCAGCAATGCCATCTCGTTCTTTCTAGTTTGCTTGATTGGGAGGTCATTAGGACTCATCTATACTGGAATTAGGCAGTCACTGCGATGGAAGTGA
- the LOC133858051 gene encoding uncharacterized protein LOC133858051 isoform X3, with product MAEYVASPSCVKLHMQRSYVEQRGCIAWNSHFRIAQRSTYAYLLPGLLPCTFAPLFSLGCKKYSHGGCKVVQRSVWKMWELNHSLLNLKLSPRLRETSLKSTCLGSLVNPDGATASDWIPIVDQVLLMTSMFLTYTAGVIPARKSYVNCPNNIYNDDVVSESSNTSGSDMKNDDRVDSKNALDVVKRKLLDSVNALEHGRKLGARILEFEDHHAKQPLSLNAVAEGPRLHLLWASFRQVEEEVNKISQISEMANMDNCLAIFPEIMQKCCQPICMTWLEKELHLKESDTNKALASLILERLKGDDTVLQNIKKSGKEDLYAEFLCFLSFGSLREGCCYDNSLFILHGISILEDLVITLADGIASIFLELISVDGNLSNEMNRLGLALCTLSTRALQKLRNEVALNQWLFQNVEAIVSMYEDRFDLCNLKSQIVEEILLQPIA from the exons ATGGCAGAATATGTAGCTTCACCATCGTGCGTCAAGCTGCATATGCAGAGAAGTTATGTTGAGCAGAGAGGTTGCATTGCCTGGAATTCGCATTTCAGGATAGCTCAAAGGTCTACTTATGCTTATTTGCTTCCTGGCTTATTACCCTGTACTTTTGCCCCGCTATTTTCGTTGGG TTGTAAGAAGTATTCACATGGAGGCTGTAAGGTTGTCCAGCGCTCAGTGTGGAAAATGTGGGAGCTTAATCATAGTTTATTAAATTTGAAACTAAGTCCCCGTCTCAGGGAGACTTCCTTAAAGTCTACTTGCTTGGGGTCTTTGGTAAATCCTGATGGTGCAACAGCCTCTGATTGGATACCCATTGTTGATCAAGTGCTTCTGATGACCAGTATGTTTCTCACATACACTGCTGGAGTTATTCCTGCTCGGAAGTCTTATGTAAATTGTCCAAACAATATCTACAATGACGATGTGGTCTCTGAAAGCTCAAACACTTCTGGTAG TGACATGAAGAACGATGACCGAGTTGATTCAAAGAATGCCTTGGATGTAGTGAAAAGAAAACTTTTGGACTCTGTAAATGCTCTTGAACATGGCCGTAAGTTGGGGGCCAGGATCCTTGAATTTGAAGATCACCATGCCAAGCAACCTTTAAGTTTGAATGCTGTTGCTGAGGGTCCAAGACTGCATTTGCTTTGGGCTTCTTTTCGGCAAGTTGAGGAAGAG gtgAATAAAATCTCACAAATTTCAGAAATGGCTAATATGGACAATTGTCTGGCAATTTTTCCTGAAATCATGCAAAAATGCTGTCAGCCTATATGCATGACATGGCTGGAAAAGGAGCTTCACCTCAAAGAGAGTGATACTAACAAG GCACTCGCCTCTCTGATATTGGAAAGGTTAAAAGGGGATGACACAGTTTTACAGAACATCAAAAAGTCAGGCAAAGAAGATTTATATGCGGAATTTTTGTGCTTTCTAAGTTTTGGTTCTCTCAG GGAGGGCTGCTGTTATGACAATAGCTTATTTATTTTGCACGGAATTTCCATATTGGAAGATTTGGTGATAACATTAGCTGATGGGATTGCAAGCATATTTTTGGAGCTTATTTCTGTTGATGGCAATTTGtcaaatgaaatgaatagaCTGGGTCTGGCATTATGTACTTTGTCAACCCGGGCACTCCAAAAACTACGCAATGAG GTGGCTTTGAACCAGTGGCTGTTTCAAAATGTGGAGGCAATTGTATCAATGTACGAGGATCGCTTTGACCTATGCAACCTGAAGAGCCAAATCGTTGAG GAGATATTACTTCAGCCTATTGCTTGA
- the LOC133858051 gene encoding uncharacterized protein LOC133858051 isoform X2, giving the protein MAEYVASPSCVKLHMQRSYVEQRGCIAWNSHFRIAQSCKKYSHGGCKVVQRSVWKMWELNHSLLNLKLSPRLRETSLKSTCLGSLVNPDGATASDWIPIVDQVLLMTSMFLTYTAGVIPARKSYVNCPNNIYNDDVVSESSNTSGSDMKNDDRVDSKNALDVVKRKLLDSVNALEHGRKLGARILEFEDHHAKQPLSLNAVAEGPRLHLLWASFRQVEEEVNKISQISEMANMDNCLAIFPEIMQKCCQPICMTWLEKELHLKESDTNKALASLILERLKGDDTVLQNIKKSGKEDLYAEFLCFLSFGSLREGCCYDNSLFILHGISILEDLVITLADGIASIFLELISVDGNLSNEMNRLGLALCTLSTRALQKLRNEVALNQWLFQNVEAIVSMYEDRFDLCNLKSQIVEVPRNSQTQNYSWWKRLTLQKSETVSSQMHQILISQFSMSVKRTKELRGLKGWRYYFSLLLELSDISMPLIRAVIDKVSNAISFFLVCLIGRSLGLIYTGIRQSLRWK; this is encoded by the exons ATGGCAGAATATGTAGCTTCACCATCGTGCGTCAAGCTGCATATGCAGAGAAGTTATGTTGAGCAGAGAGGTTGCATTGCCTGGAATTCGCATTTCAGGATAGCTCAAAG TTGTAAGAAGTATTCACATGGAGGCTGTAAGGTTGTCCAGCGCTCAGTGTGGAAAATGTGGGAGCTTAATCATAGTTTATTAAATTTGAAACTAAGTCCCCGTCTCAGGGAGACTTCCTTAAAGTCTACTTGCTTGGGGTCTTTGGTAAATCCTGATGGTGCAACAGCCTCTGATTGGATACCCATTGTTGATCAAGTGCTTCTGATGACCAGTATGTTTCTCACATACACTGCTGGAGTTATTCCTGCTCGGAAGTCTTATGTAAATTGTCCAAACAATATCTACAATGACGATGTGGTCTCTGAAAGCTCAAACACTTCTGGTAG TGACATGAAGAACGATGACCGAGTTGATTCAAAGAATGCCTTGGATGTAGTGAAAAGAAAACTTTTGGACTCTGTAAATGCTCTTGAACATGGCCGTAAGTTGGGGGCCAGGATCCTTGAATTTGAAGATCACCATGCCAAGCAACCTTTAAGTTTGAATGCTGTTGCTGAGGGTCCAAGACTGCATTTGCTTTGGGCTTCTTTTCGGCAAGTTGAGGAAGAG gtgAATAAAATCTCACAAATTTCAGAAATGGCTAATATGGACAATTGTCTGGCAATTTTTCCTGAAATCATGCAAAAATGCTGTCAGCCTATATGCATGACATGGCTGGAAAAGGAGCTTCACCTCAAAGAGAGTGATACTAACAAG GCACTCGCCTCTCTGATATTGGAAAGGTTAAAAGGGGATGACACAGTTTTACAGAACATCAAAAAGTCAGGCAAAGAAGATTTATATGCGGAATTTTTGTGCTTTCTAAGTTTTGGTTCTCTCAG GGAGGGCTGCTGTTATGACAATAGCTTATTTATTTTGCACGGAATTTCCATATTGGAAGATTTGGTGATAACATTAGCTGATGGGATTGCAAGCATATTTTTGGAGCTTATTTCTGTTGATGGCAATTTGtcaaatgaaatgaatagaCTGGGTCTGGCATTATGTACTTTGTCAACCCGGGCACTCCAAAAACTACGCAATGAG GTGGCTTTGAACCAGTGGCTGTTTCAAAATGTGGAGGCAATTGTATCAATGTACGAGGATCGCTTTGACCTATGCAACCTGAAGAGCCAAATCGTTGAGGTACCAAGAAATAGCCAGACACAGAATTATAGTTGGTGGAAGAGGCTTACCCTTCAAAAATCTGAAACTGTGTCATCTCAAATGCATCAGATTTTGATAAGCCAATTTTCCATGTCTGTAAAGCGGACCAAGGAATTGAGGGGCCTGAAAGGATG GAGATATTACTTCAGCCTATTGCTTGAGTTATCTGACATCAGCATGCCCTTGATTAGAGCTGTAATTGACAAAGTCAGCAATGCCATCTCGTTCTTTCTAGTTTGCTTGATTGGGAGGTCATTAGGACTCATCTATACTGGAATTAGGCAGTCACTGCGATGGAAGTGA